From the genome of Nasonia vitripennis strain AsymCx chromosome 1, Nvit_psr_1.1, whole genome shotgun sequence, one region includes:
- the LOC100114598 gene encoding peregrin yields MRIPIYPRVQSAHINGRQPPSRGTYTHASGGGGLFLSRVSCASKRRTTTSPKVRTVLQATREHRPARPRDKSSRRRPGLLVGGGGGKRRRKKMRNSTTPHSSKKKGRNRSKIGKLAEAQATSPNAAGSTDATPVQESNKYALLNPLREDGNKPFKVNFNDSIPILSQEEFDADEKNTSFKSNSSTAADREKEDKAILSSLPTAVAKELDGYESQIGEAEPLPNSYVRFMERSGEELDGEVEYDLDEEDSAWLSIVNERRAASGLTPNLEPDTFELLMDRLEKESYFQQQTNGGGAAGALVTAADEDAVCCICMDGECQNSNAILFCDMCNLAVHQDCYGVPYIPEGQWLCRRCLQSPSRAVDCALCPNRGGAFKQTDRPATWAHVVCALWIPEVRFANTVFLEPIDSIESIPAARWRLTCCVCKRRGVGACIQCHKSNCYAAFHVTCAQQAGLCMRMRTVQPANGEPMLVQKTAYCETHAPPDYQPSTNPADARRRAIANKKSSSAPVISIPTIPPERIREIANLADGLPKKNQLIQRLIAYWTLKRQYRNGVPLLRRLQSSHPHPRAPPSLGDASSPTPDAEIRNEMYKQLKYWQCLRQDLERARLLCELVRKREKLKKELFKVKEKCMWFELRPLESVLRVLLETLKLRDPNDVFGQPVNIEEVPDYLDIVTHPMDLSTMEAKIDRSEYDSISAFEADFNLMVNNCLAYNRKDTMFYRAGVKMREQGGVLIEQARKDYPELDGHITEESAEEAEAESEEPQQHVNSTPAAGGAKSRKRDRSARVRNDSESKANNEKDTSSTSIMSTSPGGTSAANISGSSTGGGAISGGVNRRTAVLFTRKAKARASRGQLHRTSPENEQKKQSDSFRVYRSGATDSDIGERESQSSSCSSCSTSRSTSPERDDDLDADGDDTAHEDSPTHKPKSAKHTNDDVSANEANSKMETDSNGALTALQLVWAKCRGYPWYPALIIDPNTPRGTVHKGVPIPSPPDDVLALASNYKDRVYLVLFFDTKRTWQWLPGEKLEPLGVSQELDDGKLIESRKPTDRKAVKKAYQDALLYQKQTRNSTLSVSAGD; encoded by the exons ATGCGCATACCAATATACCCGCGCGTACAATCCGCACACATCAACGGTCGTCAGCCGCCGAGCCGCggcacgtatacacacgcaaGCGGTGGCGGCGGGTTATTTCTTTCCCGGGTGAGCTGTGCGAGCAAGAGACGCACGACGACGAGCCCGAAAGTACGCACGGTGCTGCAGGCGACGAGGGAGCACCGGCCCGCGCGGCCCCGGGACAAGTCCTCACGGCGTCGGCCAGGATTACTcgtcggcggcggtggcggtaAGCGGAGGCGCAAGAAGATGAGGAACTCGACCACGCCGCACTCCAGCAAGAAGAAGGGCCGCAACCGGAGCAAGATCGGCAAGTTGGCCGAGGCCCAAGCGACCAGTCCCAACGCAGCGGGTAGCACCGACGCTACACCTGTCCAGGAGTCCAACAAGTATGCCCTG ttaaatCCTTTGCGCGAGGATGGAAACAAACCGTTCAAAGTGAATTTCAACGACAGTATTCCTATATTATCTCAAGAAGAGTTTGATGccgatgaaaaaaatacatcTTTCAAAAGTAATAGCTCCACAGCAGCTGATAGAGAGAAGGAGGACAAAGCCATATTAAGTTCCCTACCAACAGCGGTGGCCAAAGAATTAGATGGCTATGAGAGTCAAATTGGTGAGGCTGAGCCTCTCCCCAATTCCTATGTGAGATTTATGGAGAGAAGTGGTGAAGAATTAGATG GAGAAGTTGAGTACGATCTAGACGAAGAGGATTCAGCATGGCTGTCTATAGTAAACGAACGTCGCGCAGCTTCGGGTTTAACACCCAACTTGGAGCCAGACACGTTCGAGCTCTTAATGGATCGTTTAGAAAAAGAATCTTATTTCCAACAACAGACCAATGGAGGAGGTGCAGCCGGTGCCTTGGTCACGGCCGCCGATGAGGACGCAGTCTGTTGCATATGTATGGATGGCGAGTGCCAAAACAGCAATGCCATCCTCTTCTGCGACATGTGCAATCTTGCCGTGCACCAAGACTGCTACGGAGTTCCTTACATTCCTGAAGGCCAATGGCTGTGTAGGAGATGTTTACAGAGTCCTTCCAGAGCCGTTGATTGCGCTCTTTGTCCTAACAGAG gCGGTGCTTTCAAACAGACGGACCGGCCGGCCACTTGGGCGCACGTAGTCTGCGCTCTTTGGATTCCAGAAGTACGTTTTGCCAATACGGTTTTCCTCGAGCCGATCGATAGCATCGAAAGTATACCCGCAGCCCGCTGGCGGCTCACCTGCTGCGTTTGCAAGCGTCGAGGTGTTGGCGCCTGCATCCAGTGTCACAAGAGCAATTGCTACGCGGCATTCCACGTAACGTGCGCTCAGCAGGCAGGGCTATGCATGCGAATGCGAACCGTACAGCCGGCCAACGGAGAGCCCATGCTAGTCCAGAAAACGGCCTACTGCGAGACACATGCGCCGCCAGATTACCAACCTAGCACAAATCCAGCCGACGCCAGAAGACGGGCCATCGCCAACAAGAAAAGTTCAAGCGCACCTGTTATTTCCATACCAACCATTCCGCCCGAACGTATTCGCGAGATCGCTAA cTTAGCGGACGGTCTACCAAAGAAGAACCAGCTGATCCAGCGGCTGATAGCCTATTGGACCCTGAAACGACAGTATCGTAACGGCGTACCCTTGCTTAGGAGATTACAGAGTTCGCACCCGCATCCACGAGCTCCTCCGTCACTAGGTGACGCCTCGTCGCCTACGCCTGATGCCGAGATACGCAACGAAATGTATAAGCAATTGAAGTATTGGCAATGTCTCAGACAAGATTTAGAGAGAGCAAGGCTACTCTGTGAACTTGTCAGAAAACGggaaaaattgaagaaagaaCTTTTTAAAGT AAAAGAAAAGTGTATGTGGTTTGAGCTGAGACCGCTTGAAAGTGTATTAAGAGTATTACTAGAAACGTTAAAACTGCGCGACCCAAACGACGTCTTTGGACAACCAGTCAACATTGAAGAAGTACCGGACTATCTGGATATCGTAACACATCCAATGGATCTATCAACTATGGAGGCTAAAATAGACCGTTCAGAGTACGATTCGATATCTGCCTTTGAGGCTGATTTCAATCTGATGGTTAACAACTGCCTGGCCTATAACCGCAAGGATACTATGTTCTATCGCGCGGGTGTTAAAATGCGCGAGCAAGGCGGCGTTCTCATCGAGCAGGCACGCAAAGACTATCCCGAATTAGACGGTCATATCACTGAGGAATCTGCTGAAGAAGCAGAAGCAGAATCTGAAGAGCCACAGCAGCATGTAAATTCTACTCCTGCTGCTGGTGGAGCAAAATCGAGAAAGCGAGATCGCAGTGCGAGAGTTCGGAATGACTCAGAATCGAAAGCTAACAACGAAAAAGACACATCTTCTACGAGCATTATGAGTACGAGTCCTGGAGGTACAAGCGCTGCAAACATTAGTGGCAGTAGCACTGGTGGTGGAGCCATTAGTGGTGGTGTCAATCGTAGGACTGCTGTACTTTTTACGCGGAAAGCCAAGGCTCGTGCTAGCAGGGGACAGTTACATCGGACTAGTCCTGAGAATGAGCAGAAGAAGCAAAGCGACAGTTTTAGAGTTTACAG GAGCGGAGCGACAGACAGTGATATAGGTGAACGTGAAAGCCAGTCCTCTAGCTGTAGTAGTTGCTCTACCAGTCGATCAACGAGTCCGGAGCGGGATGATGACCTTGATGCTGACGGAGACGATACAGCCCATGAAGACTCACCTACCCATAAACCAAAATCAGCGAAACATACTAACGACGATGTCTCTGCTAACGAAGCCAATAGCAAAATGGAGACGGACAGCAATGGGGCTCTGACTGCGTTACAACTCGTATGGGCCAAATGTCGGGGTTATCCATGGTATCCAGCATTAATCATCGATCCCAATACTCCGCGTGGTACGGTACATAAAGGTGTTCCCATACCTTCGCCACCTGACGACGTGCTCGCTTTGGCCAGTAATTATAAGGACCGAGTGTATCTCGTACTGTTTTTCGATACAAAGAGAACATG GCAATGGTTACCAGGAGAAAAATTAGAACCTTTAGGCGTATCGCAAGAATTGGATGACGGCAAGCTAATCGAGTCTCGAAAACCCACGGACAGGAAGGCGGTGAAGAAGGCTTATCAAGATGCGTTACTCTACCAAAAACAAACGCGGAACTCGACACTCAGCGTGTCGGCCGGCGATTAA
- the LOC100114561 gene encoding beta-ureidopropionase isoform X2 encodes MGGAKAEQLRPPRIVRVGLIQNSIVLPTDAPIAEQRAAIHKKISGYIDHAAKCGVNIVCMQEAWTMPFAFCTREKYPWSEFAEEAVDGPTTELLSNLARKHNMVIVSSILERDGVNGDTVWNTAVVIGPDGKVIGKHRKNHIPRVGDFNESTYYMEGNTGHPVFETPYGKIAINICYGRHHPLNWLMFGINGAEIVFNPSATVGNLSEPLWPIEARNAAIANSYYTCAINRVGIEKFPNEFTSGDGKPSHREFGQFYGSSYVAAPDGARTRGLNRHMDGLLVAELDLNLCRQTKDVWGFRMTQRLDMYAKEITAASQSDFKPQVVGK; translated from the exons ATGGGTGGCGCCAAAGCCGAGCAGTTGCGTCCACCTAGGATCGTCCGAGTTGGTCTGATCCAGAACTCGATAGTTTTACCAACCGATGCGCCGATCGCCGAGCAACGCGCCGCGATTCACAAGAAGATCTCAGGTTACATAGATCATGCGGCCAAGTGCGGGGTCAACATCGTCTGTATGCAGGAGGCTTGGA CGATGCCGTTCGCCTTCTGCACGCGCGAAAAGTATCCTTGGTCGGAGTTTGCCGAAGAGGCGGTCGATGGCCCGACGACCGAGCTTCTGTCCAACTTGGCTCGCAAGCACAACATGGTAATCGTTTCGTCGATCCTCGAGCGCGACGGTGTCAACGGCGATACCGTCTGGAACACGGCAGTCGTTATAGGACCAGACGGTAAAGTCATCGGTAAACACAGGAAGAATCACATTCCACGAGTCGGAGACTTCAATGAATCTACGTATTACATGGAGGGTAACACTGGACATCCAGTCTTCGAAACTCCCTATGGAAAGATTGCAATCAACATTTGCTATGGACGGCATCACCCCTTAAACTGGCTTATGTTCGGCATTAACGGTGCAGAG ATTGTCTTCAATCCATCCGCCACCGTTGGTAATCTCTCGGAACCTTTGTGGCCCATCGAGGCTCGCAACGCAGCCATAGCTAACAGCTATTACACTTGCGCGATTAACCGCGTCGGCATCGAGAAGTTTCCTAACGAGTTTACCTCAGGTGATGGTAAACCAAGTCACCGAGAGTTCGGACAGTTCTACGGCTCGAGCTATGTAGCAGCGCCAGACGGTGCGAGGACACGCGGACTCAACCGACACATGGATGGTTTATTGGTGGCAGAGTTGGATCTAAACCTGTGTCGCCAGACGAAAGACGTTTGGGGATTCAGA ATGACTCAAAGACTGGATATGTATGCGAAGGAAATAACCGCAGCCTCGCAATCCGACTTCAAACCACAGGTTGTGGGAAAGTGA
- the LOC100114561 gene encoding beta-ureidopropionase isoform X1, translating into MSNLELEKLSLEEVLDKEVSETSGEFVNRLIYGRKLEKLDIPKLDENTCEVAGWRMGGAKAEQLRPPRIVRVGLIQNSIVLPTDAPIAEQRAAIHKKISGYIDHAAKCGVNIVCMQEAWTMPFAFCTREKYPWSEFAEEAVDGPTTELLSNLARKHNMVIVSSILERDGVNGDTVWNTAVVIGPDGKVIGKHRKNHIPRVGDFNESTYYMEGNTGHPVFETPYGKIAINICYGRHHPLNWLMFGINGAEIVFNPSATVGNLSEPLWPIEARNAAIANSYYTCAINRVGIEKFPNEFTSGDGKPSHREFGQFYGSSYVAAPDGARTRGLNRHMDGLLVAELDLNLCRQTKDVWGFRMTQRLDMYAKEITAASQSDFKPQVVGK; encoded by the exons ATGAGCAATTTGGAATTGGAGAAGCTGTCGCTGGAAGAGGTCTTGGACAAAGAGGTCAGCGAGACCAGTGGCGAGTTTGTGAATAGGCTTATTTATGGACGAAAATTGGA AAAACTCGACATTCCAAAATTAGACGAGAACACCTGCGAAGTAGCCGGTTGGCGGATGGGTGGCGCCAAAGCCGAGCAGTTGCGTCCACCTAGGATCGTCCGAGTTGGTCTGATCCAGAACTCGATAGTTTTACCAACCGATGCGCCGATCGCCGAGCAACGCGCCGCGATTCACAAGAAGATCTCAGGTTACATAGATCATGCGGCCAAGTGCGGGGTCAACATCGTCTGTATGCAGGAGGCTTGGA CGATGCCGTTCGCCTTCTGCACGCGCGAAAAGTATCCTTGGTCGGAGTTTGCCGAAGAGGCGGTCGATGGCCCGACGACCGAGCTTCTGTCCAACTTGGCTCGCAAGCACAACATGGTAATCGTTTCGTCGATCCTCGAGCGCGACGGTGTCAACGGCGATACCGTCTGGAACACGGCAGTCGTTATAGGACCAGACGGTAAAGTCATCGGTAAACACAGGAAGAATCACATTCCACGAGTCGGAGACTTCAATGAATCTACGTATTACATGGAGGGTAACACTGGACATCCAGTCTTCGAAACTCCCTATGGAAAGATTGCAATCAACATTTGCTATGGACGGCATCACCCCTTAAACTGGCTTATGTTCGGCATTAACGGTGCAGAG ATTGTCTTCAATCCATCCGCCACCGTTGGTAATCTCTCGGAACCTTTGTGGCCCATCGAGGCTCGCAACGCAGCCATAGCTAACAGCTATTACACTTGCGCGATTAACCGCGTCGGCATCGAGAAGTTTCCTAACGAGTTTACCTCAGGTGATGGTAAACCAAGTCACCGAGAGTTCGGACAGTTCTACGGCTCGAGCTATGTAGCAGCGCCAGACGGTGCGAGGACACGCGGACTCAACCGACACATGGATGGTTTATTGGTGGCAGAGTTGGATCTAAACCTGTGTCGCCAGACGAAAGACGTTTGGGGATTCAGA ATGACTCAAAGACTGGATATGTATGCGAAGGAAATAACCGCAGCCTCGCAATCCGACTTCAAACCACAGGTTGTGGGAAAGTGA
- the LOC100113520 gene encoding beta-ureidopropionase: protein MDSLTVEQILEDNVPEQQLKTVKRVLYGREIEALDLPPMEKGLQCELKGYKLGGAIAEQLRAPRVVKVAIIQHGLVVPTSEPIRVQRDEIHKKVTKYIEHAATCGANIVCMQELWTMPMAFCTREKYPWNEFAEDALTGPTTTLMVKIAQKHGIVIVSSILERESSNSDIIWNTTVVINSDGRVLGKQRKNHIPRNGDFNESTYYMEGNLGHPVFDTTFGKIGVVTCYGRHHPLNWLMYGINGAEIVFNPSAIIAEQFETLWGVEARCAAISNSYYTCAINRVGTEVYPNAFTSGDGKPPHKELGEFFGSSYITAPDGTRTPGLNRTGDGVLIAEIDLNLCRQVRDLWNFPMTRRLDLYSRELTKATDPNYQPQIVGK from the exons ATGGATTCCCTCACCGTCGAGCAGATCTTGGAGGACAATGTTCCGGAGCAGCAGCTCAAGACGGTCAAGCGCGTGCTCTACGGACGCGAAATTGA GGCTCTCGACCTGCCGCCGATGGAGAAGGGCTTGCAGTGCGAGCTCAAGGGTTACAAGCTCGGCGGTGCGATAGCCGAGCAACTTCGCGCCCCCCGCGTCGTTAAAGTCGCCATAATCCAACACGGACTTGTGGTGCCGACGTCGGAGCCGATCCGAGTCCAGCGGGATGAGATCCACAAGAAGGTCACGAAGTACATCGAGCATGCGGCTACTTGCGGAGCTAACATCGTCTGCATGCAGGAGCTTTGGA CGATGCCGATGGCCTTCTGCACTCGCGAGAAGTACCCCTGGAACGAGTTCGCTGAGGACGCTTTGACCGGGCCGACGACGACCCTCATGGTGAAGATCGCCCAGAAGCACGGCATCGTCATCGTCTCGTCGATCCTCGAGCGCGAGTCCAGCAACAGCGACATCATCTGGAACACAACGGTGGTCATCAACTCGGACGGTCGCGTCCTCGGCAAGCAGAGGAAGAACCACATCCCCAGAAACGGCGACTTCAACGAGTCCACTTACTACATGGAGGGTAACCTCGGTCATCCCGTCTTCGACACGACCTTCGGCAAGATTGGCGTCGTCACGTGCTACGGTCGGCACCATCCTCTCAACTGGCTCATGTACGGAATCAACGGCGCCGAG ATCGTCTTCAACCCGTCGGCGATCATAGCCGAGCAGTTCGAGACCCTGTGGGGAGTGGAAGCTCGTTGCGCGGCGATCTCCAACAGCTACTACACTTGCGCGATCAACCGAGTCGGTACCGAGGTGTACCCCAACGCCTTCACTTCTGGGGACGGCAAACCTCCGCACAAGGAGCTCGGCGAGTTCTTCGGCTCGAGCTACATCACCGCACCCGACGGTACCCGCACACCAGGACTTAACCGTACCGGTGACGGTGTTCTCATCGCAGAGATCGACCTCAACCTGTGCAGGCAGGTGCGCGATCTCTGGAACTTCCCG ATGACGCGCAGACTGGATCTGTACTCGCGGGAGCTCACCAAGGCAACCGACCCCAACTACCAGCCGCAAATCGTCGGAAAGTAA
- the LOC100114526 gene encoding beta-ureidopropionase, translated as MEIFGDAKTTGLEHLTLEQMLEDNLPEPMLKEVKRILYGREVEPLDLPKFEKGINCELKGYKVGGAIEEQLRPPRIVRVAIVQNTIVLPTTEPIRDQRDAIHKKITKYIEHAATCGANILCLQEGWPMPFAFCTREKYPWCEFAEDALTGPTTELVSSLARKFNMVIISPILERDRNGEVLWNTSVVVGTDGRVIGKHRKNHIPRKNDFNESTYYMEGNLGHPVFDTPYGKIAINICYGRHHPLNWIMFGLNGAEIVFNPSATTKTLSEPIWPIEARCAAIANSYYTCAINRVGTEIFPNEFTSGNGQPAHRDFGHFYGSSYIAAPDGTRTPGLNRQEDGVLIAEIDLNLCRQIKDFWGFRMTARLDMYAKKFAEVVDPDYKSQVIKQ; from the exons ATGGAGATCTTCGGGGACGCCAAGACCACGGGTTTGGAGCACCTCACCCTCGAGCAGATGCTCGAGGATAATCTGCCCGAGCCTATGCTTAAGGAAGTCAAAAGGATCTTGTACGGCCGAGAAGTCGA GCCTCTGGACCTACCCAAATTCGAGAAGGGCATTAACTGCGAGCTAAAGGGCTACAAGGTCGGCGGTGCGATCGAGGAGCAGCTTCGGCCTCCGAGGATCGTCCGCGTGGCCATCGTCCAGAACACGATCGTTTTGCCGACGACTGAGCCGATCCGTGACCAGCGCGACGCCATCCACAAGAAGATCACCAAGTACATCGAGCACGCGGCTACCTGCGGTGCCAACATCCTTTGCTTGCAGGAGGGTTGGC CCATGCCGTTCGCCTTCTGCACCCGCGAGAAGTACCCCTGGTGCGAGTTCGCCGAAGACGCCCTCACCGGCCCGACGACCGAGCTCGTCTCGAGCCTCGCTCGCAAGTTCAACATGGTCATCATCTCGCCGATCCTCGAGCGCGACCGCAACGGCGAAGTTCTCTGGAACACCTCGGTGGTGGTCGGTACCGACGGCCGCGTCATCGGCAAGCACAGGAAGAACCACATCCCGCGGAAGAACGACTTCAACGAGTCGACCTACTACATGGAGGGTAACCTCGGACACCCGGTCTTCGACACCCCTTACGGAAAGATCGCCATCAACATTTGTTACGGTCGTCATCACCCGCTGAACTGGATCATGTTCGGACTGAACGGAGCCGAG ATCGTGTTCAACCCGTCGGCCACCACCAAGACCCTGTCGGAGCCGATATGGCCGATCGAGGCTCGTTGCGCCGCGATCGCCAACAGCTACTACACGTGCGCCATCAACCGCGTCGGTACTGAGATATTCCCCAACGAGTTCACCTCTGGTAACGGACAGCCGGCCCACCGCGACTTCGGCCACTTCTACGGCTCCAGCTACATCGCTGCACCCGATGGTACGCGCACACCTGGACTCAACCGCCAGGAAGACGGTGTCCTCATCGCCGAGATCGACCTCAACCTTTGCAGGCAGATCAAGGACTTCTGGGGATTCAGG ATGACAGCAAGGCTCGACATGTACGCCAAGAAGTTCGCCGAAGTTGTTGATCCGGACTACAAGTCCCAAGTCATTAAGCAGTAA